The DNA segment GCAGAGCGCCTTCGACAACGTCAGGCACTCGGCGGTCCTGGCTCAGGTGTCCCGCCTGGGGCTGGGCGCAAGATCATACAACTACATCAGAGCCTTCCTCTCTCGCCGCACGGCCAGGCTGGAGGTGGGAGGAACGAAGCTCGAAGAACGAGAGCTGGGCAGTGTCGGGACCCcacagggctcggtcatctcccCGTTCCTGTTTAACATCGTCATGATCGAGGTGGCCAAACGCCTGGAGGCGCTGGGCCCGGGGATCCGACACtgcctctacgccgacgacgtaaCCATCTGGGCCACGGGTGGAAGCGACGGAGACATCGAAGCGGGCCTGCAGGCGGCGGTGGACGCCGTGGAGTCTGCGCTCTCGGGCACGGGCTTGCAGTGTTCGCCGCAAAAATCACAGCTACTCATCCTGCCACCACCTGGGAGGCACAGAAAGAAGGCAAGCCAAGAGGCAGCCGAGAACATCATCGTGCGCACCAGTGATGGTGTGCCGATCCCGCACGTCCCGGGGCTCCGAGTCCTGGGGATGTTCGTggacggcacccagaccaacgccacGGCGATCAAGAACATCACAACCAAGATGGGCATCGCGGCGTGCCTGGTCAAGCGAGTATCGTCCCGCTACCGGGGCATGAACGAGAGGGGGCTCCTGCGTCTGCTGCAGGCTTTCGTTATAAGCCACGCGGCATATGCGGGGGCCTTCCACCGCTGGACCGGCGCGGAACGAGCCAAGATCGACGCCGCCATCCGGAAGGCCTACGCGGGGGCTCTCGGGCTCCTACCAGGCACAAAGACAACAGCCTTGCTGTCTCTGGGAGCACACAACACGCTCTCGGAGATCAGCGAGGCCCAGAGAGCTTCGCAGCTGAGCCGCCTGAGCAGCACAGCCGCGGGCAGAAGATTACTGGATCGGGTGGGATTACTACCTCCCGGAGAACGCCCGGGAGCAGGACCGGACGGGGAGCCAGAAGAACAAGTCCCCCTGAGCGACGAGGCAGCGAGGAAGATCATCGTCTACCCGCTGCCAAAGAACACGAACCCGGAAAGGGATGCGGGCAGGCGAGCGGCGAGAGCAGCGGCGCTGGCCCGGCAAGATCAGAGAAACGAGGGCGCAGTCTACGTGGACGCCGCAAGGTATCCGGGAAGACGCAACGCCTTCGCAGCGGTGGTGGTCAGCGCTACTACCGGTAAACTACTAACGGCATGCACCGTGCGCGCCCGAACAGCCGGCCAGGCAGAGGAGGCGGCGATAGCCCTGGCCACAGGTTGGCCGGGCACGCGCACGGTGCTAAGCGACTCGAAGCAGGCAATCAAGAATTTTGCCCGAGGCGTGGTCTGGCGGGGCACGGAGCGGCTAGTGAGGTCCATCGTGGCTTCGCGGGCTGCTTGCGGTGCCGCTACAGGGCCAACCATCGCTCTCAaatggttcccagcccacatgggacgaCAACTGGCTCCCGATATCGAGAACCGCAACGAGGAGGCGGACGCTGTGGCCCGTGATCTCATCACGTGCCGGACCGCGGCAGCCCGACCCCCGAAACCAGCGGTGAAGAACGTGAAGAAGACCTCGACCCCCTCACCGACTACGGAGGCATCCTGGCGGCATACAGAGAGGCCAGGAGAGCCTTTCCGCCCCCGCATCATGAACTGTCACGTGCGGAAGCAGTGCAGCTCCGACAATTGCAAACAGAATGCGTGCTAACGCCAGCATTGGCCCGGCACGTATGCCCCGACATGTTTGTGGACGCAAAGTGTAGCGTGTGCGAACGTGAACTAGCCACCATCCGCCACATAATGTGGGGCGGGTGTAACAGTGCTGTGCACAACGGGAACGGGCAGTGCCAGGACGCCACGTATCCCAAAGAGGTGGGAGCTTGGATACGCTCCGAAGACTCAACGACGCAACGAAGGGCCATCCAGCGGCTTGAGGAGGCTCTGGCAAAGCAGAAGAGAAAGGGAGCCGACGCCCCGGACGACGGGAGCGGAGGAGCCCGAGTATCCAATGCCTAGCCGGAGCACAACGTCCTCAGGATCTAGGCCCTGGGACTATAGGACTCTATTAGCCTTAGTCCTCAGATAGGGAACACCCGCGCCCTGCGTGGCCGGTGACTTCCCGCACGCCGGATGCGTAAATAaatgttgtttctctctctctcttgtctcgTTGCTGctgttacaatttctttctcgctctctcgcTCCCATTTTGTCTTTCTCACTCGCGAGCATAGCtcacgccgcgcgcatgctctccttacctctccttaacgtcccatgtcaaagcaacatgcgcacggcacggagagaaagcgaagcacacaccgctccgcgaggtggttgctaggcaacgcgcagagacgtcatcgccaggagcagtttttgttcgcactacgtagcgtaaccaagagcttaaacagctccgctgttaaaagcggCCGTGGATCAGGGAAGTGCAGGAATCTATACGATCGGTATCACTCGTAGCTGCTACCGATAATAGACGCACGGCGAAGGGCGCGGACAATGGATGCGTGACAAAGATCTCTCCTGCTTTTTCTCCCTTTTTGGAGCCTTGCGAGAAGTTGCAAATAGGTGGAGAAGGACCGCTGAGGATCAGTGCAAAAAAGCGGCACCCGGATAATCCACACCATGTCCACGAACGATCTCCCCGCGGCGTCGGGACGTGTAGGGGCCAACGCGAGCGGATGCCTGCAACGTCGGCTCCGCAAACGGTACGTGCTGCGCCTACCCAATATCTCCTACGGCCAGTAATCTGCTCGAGAAGCGACATAAGTGCGTAAGGAAGACAGGGAAAGCGCCCATTCCGGGCGAAATCCGACCTTTTAAGTGCGCATGcacttaagcgaccccgaaaactccgccggcatccgcgctcctcctcctctcccctagcaacggcgcgaggagcggagaggagcgtctgtagcaacggcgcagcgacgtcacgccccacgtgactgcgcgcgctccgccctccgctccgtggctgcgcgcgccccgcgccggctcagcaccgctctccgcgccgtgacgtcacggcgcgttgtgcagctggcgcctccgcgacgtggctgcgcgcgccgcgccggctcctcgcaccctctccgcgccgtgacgtcacggcgccatgcagctggtgtgcctctcccccgttaggtttgcactcaccctcggccgccgcctctcccctcgctctgacagctccctcctcgcccggtaacagcccctcgtgtgcgtactctccccaccgctcaccccctctccaaccgcctggcgtgtttctctccgccgtcacgtgttgtgtgtgtggcgccggcgcgtcagtcgtgctctctcgctgccgtctccttcgctcggctctgcagtttagtcgcgcgcgccccctcatagcatcaccccgtgcttcgcacttcctcatactccccttcggggaaatgcgggttttcttttttgtgttgaGAACGATTATCGGACCGAGACGCTCAGCTGCCCAGTTAAGCCTCACCCGGACTCTACCTCTCCGCCGGCGACGCCAGCCATTATGATGGAAGTAACGGTTGAAGGCCACACCATAACCGCACAAGAGCTCCAGTCAGACGATTGGACACCAGTGCTGTATAAAGCCTACGCCTCCCGACCAGCCAGTTCGCCGAAACCACCTCACCACTCCGGCAACGCTACCTCCAAGGCAGCTAACCCGAACGCCAGGATCGCGGCGCACGACGCAACAGCCGCCACCTGCAGCGGCAAGACGCCGGGCCGCCTACCACCTGCGACCAAAGAGACGCGCCTcacagtgcagcgtagcaagcagCTGCCACCACTCCCACGCATcgctattcgagtggtcgttcgcCCGCGAGGTGAACTACGACTTCTAGACGTCCCAACACCTCGACTTAGGAAGGCAGTGCAGACCCAGCTCCGAATCACTCTGCCGGACGACTTCTGCCTGCGCACCCACCCGACCAACAATAATTTCACCATGGCAACAACACactccccaacagccgagacTCTCAAGACGCTAACCTCCCTCGAAATTGGAGACCAAACCTTCCCTTGCACGGCTTATGTGGCACCCCCACTGGGGTCTACCAGAGGAGTCATCGCAAACGACTATGACGACGAGACCCCAACGCAACTCTACCAAGACTTGGTCAGAATAAATCCGCAGTACACCATACTAGCAGCCCGACGCATGGGAAAGACGCACTCCATCCTAATCACCTTCCACGCAAAGGCAGTCCCGCAACTCCATCAAGTACATGGGAGCCATCCACCGCTGCACCCTATACCGCGGCAGTCCGAATGCCTGTACCAGTTGCAGACAGCCGGGTCACCGTCACGACGTATGCCCAAGCCCCAAGACCAATCTTTGCCCCCGCTGTGGAACACAGCATTCGCAACAAGACCCTCCTTGTACGCCCAAGTGCATATTGTGTGAGGGCTCTCACCTTACCGGCACGGGATCGTGCAAGGGACGATACCTTTACCAGTCACGGAAACAGACAAGCCACCCAGAAATGCAGCAGCAAGAATCGGTCCCACCCAGGGACAGTTTTCCCCAATTGTCATCCGGACCCACCCAGCCCAACCAACACAAGCAAGCCTGGACAGAGCCATTGAAACAAGCCTGGAACACGCCCCTTTCTTCTTACAAGCACTCGACATCCATGACAGTGAATCCCAGTTTACAACACGCCCTGCCGAAATCCCAGGAGGAGGCAGCGGCGGCCAAAGCAGAAGCATTGAAACAAGCCTGGAACACGCCCCTTTCTTCTTACAAGCCCACGACATCCATGACAGTGAATCCCAGTTTTCAACACGCCCTGCCGAAATCCCAGGAGGAGGCAGCGGCGGCCAAAGCAGAAGCTACAGGAGCCCGAGCAGAAGCCGCCGCTCTTCATAAATGCATCGCCAAACTGGAAGCCCAGATAAGCGCTCTTGCCACTGGATCTCCCATTTCACCACCCCCGCTTCAACCACACCTCAACCTCCCCCCCTTAACCCACCCAACGACCATACCTTGCCCAGCCACTCCAACCCTACTTCCTCTCCTGATTCGCTAGCAATGGAGGCTGACACGGAATCCTCTACAAGTTCAACTCCATGCACAACGCCACCTCCCTCCACCCCCATCTCACTAGACGACATTCCAACCTTGCTTGAGTTCTTTTCTGCTCGCTTTGAGGCAAAATTGCAGGGCGCTGTCACTCACATCAACCAGAAATGAGCAACCCTCAAAGACGCGGTTATTCACGTAACAGAAGACAATGCTGCTCTTAATCACCGATTCGACGTGCTAACCCAAGGGTTTCCTGACCGCTATAGCGATCTTGAGTCCCGGCTCAATTCTTACGCAATCCGCCTCACAAAGCTGAACTCCCCCCCAAGTAGAAGTAAGAAGCCTAAAGCAGCTGAGGGACAGGACAACCCCATCCCAACCACAGCTCACGACTCCCACCCACCCGTTATCACGACTCCCAACCCCCCAATCGACTCTCATGATGGCAGCTCCAAACCGTAATCTTACACTCTGGCAGTTGAACTGCCGGGGCTTTGGCCAGAAGCGTCATATGGTCCACCAACTGTTGTCCTGCGCAACGGGACCCGACATCCTTGCCCTGCAGGAGCCCTCCAACCCACTCACCCTCCCCGGCTATACTCCTCTTCTACCCATATCCCCCACCCGCCCACTCGGGTAGCGTTTCTAGTTAGCCGCTGAATCACCACTATCTCCCATTCCCTAGTGATTCAAGACGTTGATCAACTTCTAATTGAGCTTGTGCCACAACACGCTCGAGCAAACAGTATCTTCGTCTTAAATGTATACAGCCATTATAAATGCCTACAAAGCAACTTCGAACGCCTTTTTACTCTTGCGAAGCGCATAGCAAACATGCGCCCCTTACTCGTCGTAGGAGCCTTTACGCCCCGCATACGCCCTTGGGTTACCAGCATGACACACCGAAAGGACGTCGggtgtggttagcagcgcaacagaccGGTCTCTCCCTTCTTACCGACCCCACCTCTCCTACACGCACGGGAAACAGTGTCTGTAAAGACACTACACCAGACCTTACATTCGCACATCGCCTCCCTCACGCCACATGGTGCAATACACAacagaatctgggtagtgatcatagcatcatcgaaattctcttaaatGCTCAACTACCCCGCAGACCTCCAGAGGCTCCACTTTCACGAAGAGGGACTCTCTCCGATCATGTAGAGCAGCCCGCACCGTTGTCCCCATCACGGACATCACCGACTGGTCCAAACAATTAGAAAGTGATGTCCGATCCGTAACTCTTACCCTACGAGAGGATTGCCCAAGCGACACAGTTGACTCCCGCCTCCTGCATTTATGGGAAGCTACAGCAGGCTAGAACGACGCTGGCAAAGGCAGCGCTGGAACCGAACACTAAGACGCCGCCTCGCCCgtctcaacaaagaaatagagaCGCACGCGGCGACTCTTTCACGACAAAACTGGGAATCACTATGCAACAAGCTAGATGGCAATATGAGTCTACCTCAGACCTGGAATCTCTTTAGGCACTTGATAGACTCCACTCAATCTAAGACCAAACAAAGACACAACCTCACCAAACTCACACATACTTCCAATACACCTCCACCGGAATTCCTCCAAGAACTTAGAAATCAGTACTTCCCCACATACCCTCCTGTAACACACCCCGACTATGCAGGCCCCGCTAACAACCTTCTTGACCAACCCATTACAGaagcagaagttcaggctgagctccagagacttaacacgtcctcagcccccggcccagacggggTACATAAAAAGGCGCTCCGGAATCTCGACGCCCAATCCATTGCCGCCCTTACCGAATACTTTAACGGGTGCTGGCAAAAGGGCACCCTCCCACCGCAATGGAAAGAGACCAAAGTCGTGTTCTTACCCAAACCTGGGAAACCTCTGCTCACCTCTAACCTCAGACGGATCTCCCTCACTTCTTCTGTCGGCAAACTCGTGGAGCATGTACTCCAGACCAGGCTCAGCAAGTACCTAGAAGGCAACAATCTCATGCCCACCTGTACATTTGGATTTCGTCCTGGGCTTACCACACAGGACGTCTTCTTACAGCTAAAACAATACATTCTATATTCCCAAACCTACGACACCAAGGCTATGCTAGGTGTGGATCTCACGAAGGCATTCGATAACGTTACACACTCAGCTATCACACAGAACCTTACAACCCTGGCAGTGGGCGCCAGGATGTACAactacatccgagacttcctcagCCACCGCACAGCTACACTTACCTTCGGCGACCACCGCCTCCCAGGCATAACACTGGAAGCACGAGGTACGCCCCAGGGAGCCGTCTTCTCCCCTACTCTATTCAACATAGCACTTCTTCACTTACCCCAACAACTAGCTCAAATCCCCAACATCCATTTcagcctttacgccgacgacatcacggtcTGGGCAAACCGCGGCAGTGGCGCCGAAATAGAACAACATCTACAACTGGCACTAAACATCATCGACACATATGTACAGGAGCGCGGCCTGACCTCCTCCCCTTCCAAATCAGAGCTCCTTCTCTACCGCCCCAAGCAACACGATTCAGTCATTCCTTCCATCTCCCTTACGCTAGGTACCCATCCTATCCCACTAGTATCCAAAATCCGCGTGCTAGGACTAGTTCTAcactcccacggcgcgcacggAGAAATCATAAAGACTCTCCAAACACACGCTCAACAGACCACCCGACTTATTCGCCGCATAGCGAACCGCCGGGCTGGCCTACGTGAGCGAAACATACTTCGCCTTACCCAGGCTTACATCATAAGCCGCACCACATGCGCCCTTCCATACCTACCCCTCCGACAGAAGGAGAGAGACCGGGTAAACGCGCACCTACGGAGTTGCACGAAAATGGCTctacgcctcccccccccccccccccccagcacatccaacgaccgactcctcaaactcggtgtccacaacacatttgaggaactcacagaagccacctTTACGGCACAAATATCCCGTCTGTCTGACTCAGCCCCTGGCCGCGCTCTATTATCCCAATTAAGCCTAACCGCAATTAAACACCCTACTGAGGGGGTCCCCCTTCCTTATATCCTCCGCTCTAACCTCAACATACCTcccatccccaagaacatgcaccctgagcgaGATGGGAACCGCAGAATAGCAAGGGCTCGGGCCATCCACAAACAATACAGCTAGGACCAAGATGtggtctacgtggacgcagcagaATATACGCCAGGCTACCGTATGGCCCTGGCGGTAGCCGACAATCAGGCAAAGCttctaacctccagctcaatcaacaccaattccaccacagaggcagaagaggcagccatcgcgcttgctctGCCACCGAAATTATCATCTCCACCGAAATTATCACtgactccaaatctgccattgtcaactatgccaacggctacatatcccgcaccgctgctcgcttactaCGCTTCTGGCAGCCTCGGCGCCCCATaaccctcatctggacgccagcacatgccggcctccctggcaatgaggTGGCTCATTTCCGAGCCCGAGGTCTCACAAtccgggcaggaggagtcgagccccctctacgGGCCAGGGACCGCCTactttctttcagtgatatcctttcgtactaccgggaCGAACGAAGGAAATACACACCTccagccccatccctcaccatagcgcaggccgcacattggcgacgactacaaactcggactgccccataccccttactgctacatgcacgatacccaaaacaattcccctcctcatgcaaactttgcggtaaaccaggagacttcctaAAAATCCTCCTCACATcccccaccttccctcatcccccatcacagaccgtggcggagtcttactgggagactcttttgacctgcacttcccctcaagaccagtgctggatcatctccagtgctatgagaaggattgcgctccaagggctctccttcgctttgtaagggtgcgtcctcacagtaagggagcacccaagtgccatgtaggggtgttcgcccccaccatcaatggccATAAAAGTTCCTACCACCACCACCCCGCGGCGTTGGACTAGCAGAGTTGCGAAAACCGCGAGAAGAGCAGGAACGCGCGCACGACACTTTAAATCCGCGATGACAAATTACGCCAGCCCGCTTTTCTTCTTGGCTAAAGCGAACGGGGTGTGGTCGAGGGGGCGTGGTCGAGTCCCTCTCGGGCAGCACCGAGTCTAAAGCCCCTGGAAGGGGCTTGAGTTTGGTCTGTGAGGAAGAGGCACTGGCCTTAATTCTAGCTGCGCCTCTGGTACACGCATGGCTTGTGACAGGACACACACTGTTTGAAGCCGCCAAGACGGCCCACATGAATGTGTACGCGAAGCAtatgacttttctttttttctttctgtctcgcTTCAGAATATTTACCAGGGTCCCCGATTCGCTCTACTGGACAAAGCGTTTCCTTGTCGATCGAGGTATCTGCGTGGTACGAGGGAGGTCACACTAAACtccctaaaaaaaataaagtagcgccaaccgcaccccttcgcctttgcctcctctctcagtagctgcagcagcgcccctacagcgtccaggaggaaactacggacgcgaaagcgaaagcggcgcgcggctCTTCGGGTCGGCATAGCGTGCgaaaataaacaacgcagtggacagacaaaatggcgccttcactaccttcagaaaagctagtgcgtcatgcttgcagattcttagcgccgccgagtttacacggcgatagtggcgctgccatcgagagcgtcagcgccgagcgcgtccgcaagcaaacggtcggctctcgcatcgagtattgcttgcttgaggtgatgttttttgcagtgcaagcgtttttattatttcactggtctacaaagcattatacttgccgtatttatctctcgaacactcttccaatgaatcgctttagaccgcagcgctctagtccgtttagcggaaagatttgaacaagcccatcttttcggccaacagccatgccacccctcaactggctccatttacaatctgcaagacacgcgggagaggaggagcctgcatgggcgacacgaatggcgctactttattttttagggactttaggtcACACCGGTTTGCTAAAACGCtgacttttaacagcggagctgtttaagccgtgcgtaatgtgtctgctgaatcaaaaaaacaaaaaaccctCACCGAGCACGAGTGttacctcgcggagcggcgtgtgttTCGCcgcctctccgtgccgtgcatatTTTGCCTTGACATGAGACGTTTAGGAGAGTGAagaagagcatgcgcgcggcacgcgctatgttcgggagagagaaagagaaaatgagagcgagagagaaagagagagagagagaaagaaattgtagcaacaccaacgaggcaacgtgcagaactgCTGCTGACGCCGTTCGCGTTTGCCCGTTTTCCCacattcgcgccgaacgcgcgcggtgtccgtggtagggtgcctcgatgcccagcgccgccgtccagggtggagacaaccccgctggcgccgccatattgtgtcacacgagctgagactcatcTACACTTGCGtccataaagtgttactcgcggcgcgcttccaagtgctttgccttgatgaggatttttttatcggtgtcccatctgcatatctttataaccaatagccgttaactcgtcgaaggtcgaagacgtaaatgtatggcgccgggaacatgccccaagttgcctaattcaatcacatttaatatgccgtgtgtatgtttaaaatacgcactatatattttttttttgcgcttcgatgcttggtatataaggtttgcgaccccctctgtgtggaagtttttctttttcgctgttgtattttggtttacacgtcgcgccacctttaccgtagccagccactcgcgcacggcggttagtttcccttgcgttgcgcgtgctcttcgcgttcgtagcaattatttgacgatatctacgcgcaatttttgctttttttgcccacaaaactgtgtgctgacaggattaagctggtgtaaaaataactgccatgtgaaaataaggtttagttagtgctgtagagaaacatgtaacgtaacttgtctgtgtcaatcttgcgtagtacacacaagaaaccaaacgatgcacaaaatacatttacttagtaatgtctagtacaatcaatcacgaaagagatatgtacattaaaaattatatgtactgtgtggcgcctgaaggtgatgttgaaagacgagataaaaaaatcgcaaggtaggctcgacacacaattcgggatagtgagagtttttttttaatttattcattacatgggggggttcaagtgcgtacatcaaccttattacacacaatataaatcgaaaacaagaatgcaaacaagaaaacgcaaccgcgggtaatattaatcaagatatccagccagaatacatcagctactatcgaatacgtcgcatcagccaaacacatcgatggcgagtacagaacattttataaataaccattagaacactgataactacattgaaaaaataaacaacactgcatacatatcgcgtacaaaaaccgtaaatgaaactaagacagtcaaatacagattagcaatgtttttcacttcgaaaatatagtccatgatgatgtagggctgttgactttaacagacggcgcccatcctgtcgatttccctcgtactggtcctcttcaaagtgtttctaagtacaagtaaaacaacaaaagtgattattggtatgaaaagttgccttgtaaatacagtgaacccattacagtgcttaaaaataaattttcgcagaagtaatgctgtattacctcgcttcacacgtttcgaagaaatgcacaggctacaacagacaccatgccagaaagcgccgaaacattttggtcccatgatgccccttaactctactacacctgggcataccgtgcacaggcatttaaagaccgtcacagtacccactacgatcgggaatgagcacgaatgaccatcggcttacgatcaccacgctacaaatatgtacaagtctaaaaaatcagctatgtaacgtaacaccctgaggtccgcaagatatctcctgagaaatcagagaaaatcacaatgtttcgcttaccacgtacaaaacagccgctctccccagacgaagcactgcgttcttttaTCCCAAATAACtagtaccgaaaaaaaaataaaaagaaacaagagacacacacgatgtctgcttcccgtgaaaaaggaaaataggtggcttacgggacgattcgtagctaatgtaagactatttcgcggctaagcatcttcgtcagtccttaaaataagggtacagactgcgcc comes from the Dermacentor silvarum isolate Dsil-2018 chromosome 9, BIME_Dsil_1.4, whole genome shotgun sequence genome and includes:
- the LOC119463486 gene encoding uncharacterized protein LOC119463486, translated to MDETKSCEYHRTRMAQILHTTARQLGEEEMFKRLNERYLPITSREDHPDYAGQPNPHLDRDIEAWEVRLAAQNLNCRSAAGPDRVTNKALRNLSNSAITSLTRYYNECWRGGKLPKAWKTAKTILLPKPNKPPGIEGLRPISLTSCVGKVLEHVLNTRWNRYLEAHNIYPDSMLGFRAKLGTQDAMLLIQREVLDPPGGTPKNDNRAILGLDLQSAFDNVRHSAVLAQVSRLGLGARSYNYIRAFLSRRTARLEVGGTKLEERELGSVGTPQGSVISPFLFNIVMIEVAKRLEALGPGIRHCLYADDVTIWATGGSDGDIEAGLQAAVDAVESALSGTGLQCSPQKSQLLILPPPGRHRKKASQEAAENIIVRTSDGVPIPHVPGLRVLGMFVDGTQTNATAIKNITTKMGIAACLVKRVSSRYRGMNERGLLRLLQAFVISHAAYAGAFHRWTGAERAKIDAAIRKAYAGALGLLPGTKTTALLSLGAHNTLSEISEAQRASQLSRLSSTAAGRRLLDRVGLLPPGERPGAGPDGEPEEQVPLSDEAARKIIVYPLPKNTNPERDAGRRAARAAALARQDQRNEGAVYVDAARYPGRRNAFAAVVVSATTGKLLTACTVRARTAGQAEEAAIALATGWPGTRTVLSDSKQAIKNFARGVVWRGTERLVRSIVASRAACGAATGPTIALKWFPAHMGRQLAPDIENRNEEADAVARDLITCRTAAARPPKPAVKNVKKTSTPSPTTEASWRHTERPGEPFRPRIMNCHVRKQCSSDNCKQNAC